Genomic segment of Mercurialis annua linkage group LG6, ddMerAnnu1.2, whole genome shotgun sequence:
gattgaGTATTTTTTTACTTCCTGTTCTGTTAATAATTTAGCCTTacattatattaagcaaaaaaTTGAGTAATAATTTAGCCTTacattatattaagcaaaatacatttttagacttccttatatttttaatttattttattttattttagacaaTAAATTGTGTTGTGTTCACTTTAAATTTGTTCAATATTAAATGGAAACCCCATGTAACGTGATAAACTTacaaattaaaagaaacaaTGTTTATAAAGATAGCTAGGGTTTtgctttaaaaaaattcatggcataaagagaaagagaaaaaaaacttttgttttcTTATAATACTATATAAAGCTATGGTGGATTTGCAGTATCATGAGTTGGTAGTGTCACGAGATTCTAAAATGAGAAGCATACATAACAAAAACGACGAGTAAAACAAAGAACGTAACACACTAAAACCCACATATATATGTTTTCTTGTGTTAATTGTTGCATCTTCTAGCTACAATCTTTATTAACTTTCTTAATAAATTCATTCACCATGCAATATATTAgtactttttttatctttttttggctTTTGAGGTGACATTGCCtgcaattttctttttttcccaTTTTTTAATGAAAGTGTATTATATAGGATTCTTTATAGTCTTCATAACATATGCCTGCAGAAAATGCTCTAAGAATCTTTGCCTATCAATAGCATGGTAAATACTTGAAAAAACAAGAGGTAAAACAATGCGAAAATAATCAATACTTTTTCttatttatgtgattttttcttATTAAGAAATCTGATatctaaaatcaaattttaaactccaataattattcaaatttatTAGTCGGGTTTAAAAGTGAATAGATGTATCATGTACTATGACACTTTAAAAATGACCGATGTTCACTTAACaatttcatttttgaaataaattaattattcttatACGATATAGAATCTCTATAATCTAAAAGGTTGATATGTTTCACCCGACAACTTTcatgaaatttattaaaacattgacgtttaaaataaaatataatattcattTAGATCATACAAAGTACATTTGATATTATGAGATTATTATTGTTGTATCATCAATGAGAGAATAGATTATTTGATATAATCCCTCGGTTCCATAAAGCTAAAAATAGTTGTGTTTTCACGAGAATTAAAAAGcagttattttaattaatttattagaatatttttctatttttttaaaataaatcattgcGAAACCACTAAatttaaggcctaatcactcaaaaaaccctcacctttaaactttttttcaattccaccccgacgttaaaaatttgtcaattttacccacttttaaattttccgttttcaattgtaccccaataatttaatttttgttaatttttttacttaaatgatgaaatcattcaattaattaagtctaaatattaaattaaattcttttttattcaaaaaagtacaaataagtcctttatttttaaaaactaactaaaaaccataatcaaattaacactaatttaaattcttaattaatttaactaaattttaaaattatacaattaatttatgcgagacatggagaatgttttaaacaaatttccaaacgcaaaagacgttaatttaatttttcagggtacaattgaaacacaaaaatgcaaaataggataaaattgacaaattttcaacgtcaggatatgattgaaaaggggctaaaaggtcggggtttttttaaaacattaggcctAAATTAAATACTCATTAAATAAAGTTATAAGGATATTTCTTtgttaatcactaaaaaggagcacttttattatttagataatattaatgagacaatttttttatatttttatggagTATAAAATATGTTTACTTTTCTACAATTTTTTTGTGATATAAGGTGtatttatctatataaattGATTAAGACATGGTTTGAATTtagacattttaaaaatttcaatgtataaaatataaagcataatgTTATATAATTCAATActtttaatccatttttttgTACTCCCTGACATATCAATTAAAAAGTAGATTGATTAAACtttgttttttgagatatacatttttggatgaaaattggacgaatgAAATCTTCTCATATAAGGTGAATTAAAATAGTTGAGTTAAAGTGTTGGGTTAtacattatttttcaaatataaatttgtaGACTTAAAGATTctaccagtgttttaaaaatcgaaccatAGCCGAACCGGTAATGCCACTGGTTTtcagttcaaccggtttaataatCGGTTCAATCGgtttaacaaattttaaaaaaatataaaaaaacttagGTTCACCGGTTTTTTACAGGTTTAATATCCGATTTAGCGGTTTAATATCCGATTTAGCGGTTTAATACCGATTTTTTACCAGTTTAATCCAGTTTGATCCGTTCAACTCGGTCCAACAAAAAAGTCCGgttttattgttttagaccGGACCACCGGTCGGATCCCGGTTCGACCGgtcggtccggtttttaaaacactggatTTTATAGTCTGCACGTCTTCTTGTTTAGATGTAAATTGAAGATCATAGGGATCTATTGCAtaccaatttttttatgaaaagacGCATGGAAATTATGGCTTGTTCATTAAGGTTTCAACTTTCAACCCTACAGAAAGTGACATCGTCAAGGTCTCGAAAATACAAAGAAACATATGCATGTTATTCTGTTCAAAGAATTTCTTGAAATCCCAGAAAAATTAAAGAGATTCAATAACCTTTTGAGGCGTTGAATTTGATGCTTTGGGTCTTGCGTTAAAAATGATTTACTAACTAAAATCTTTTATTCTCAGGCAGACATAAACACTTGGCACACATGCATGCGAAGTCACCAACTATGTGTCTCTCCTGTAAGATTTATTCATAATATAACAACTTGTtctaattttcttttgtttttcctttaatttcttgaaaataaTTGCCTCATAATCAAGAAGAAATTCTGCTAGGTGTTTTCTGTTGGTTTCTTGATATATGTCGCAGTATAAAACAAGATTGTgctatttagttataaatgtgTATTGGATTAATTTAAGCTTGATTATAAATCTTTAATCAGGATCTGACCACATTTTAAGTACACCAAAAAAAcctactccctctgtcccattttagaagtcccatttgactttacacacagattaagaaaacattaattatttttgtcttttcatgtttttttcatgttttgcccctattaatgatagtggaattttccatagagctcctctaagataactaaaataagggtaaaatagggtattcaatagaaaaacatcctaaaatagtaatgggactttttaaatgggacatcccaaaatgaaatatgggacttcttaaacgagacggagggagtatatattatGAGAACAGTACTTgatgaaattaattatttcattgGCGAGCAGGAAACGTACTAGTAACTAGATCCTACTGCATATTTTTATGCTAATGAGCTTGCAGTACTCTGtcattttagtatatttttatttggaaagagttgctaaaatggtgaaattaaaatatttatgcaTGCATGGAAggttataaattatttgtataATAGGGGTTTGATGAGTTCGAGACAAATTTGATTGACTTTTTTTGTCATTTATGTCTTGAGAGTGAGAGAAGAGTGAATAAGATACAGTCAAGAAGTGGACTCACGAGTCACAAGAGTGATTgtgagtaaaattaaaatattttaagaaaaaaaagacaaaaatctTGAGCAGTTAAAAATGGCAGCAAATGCGGTGGTGGCGAGGTGGAGGAATCTAAGCTCTACTACAACCACATGTAGTCTATTAGTAACGCCAGCGAACCTTCTTCTCTTCTGCTTCCTTTTTCAACTCCTGCATGATGCTTCATGTTCTGTTAATGAGTGTGATAATATGAAGTACTACTAGttcatcatttaattttttatctttttagagatttatgaaTATAATTTATAGTAATTGGTAACCAATTTTTTAATGTActaatatttttagtaatttgagatTTGGTATAATTCTCCTTGTCATCAttctataaatataatatagtttGGGGTCATATGAATGTGAGCCAGGTCTCCTGCATTTTAAGtgatatctaatttttttggaTTGTGTATGTTTTGATATGTTTATTTTCTCGGCCTTTTTAATTAGACAAAATGACATCGTATGTTTAAAAAGTAAACAGAATcgcaaaaatattaatattaatatattttattcaattttttatatgaCTAAAAATAACGAcaaaattatttattggatTAAACTAATTGGAAAAACTATaagttatactccctccgtcccaatagagttgtccactttgagaaatttttttgtcccaaaatacttgtccactttcaaaaagtaactaacttttacacttaatttttctatattacccctatttaaaatccactaatgagtaaattgaaagtaaattgcaagtgggtcctatattaaataggggtatgacaagaaaagtaagtaaaaattcataaaacccacaaacaataattgtttttcttaaactgtgtgataaaggtaaaatggacaactctattgggacggagggagtagtttaTAAGAAGCTGGTCGTTGAAGGTGGTAGGGGCAGTGGCCGATGGTGGTTGGCGGTTTTTAGTGGCGACCAAAAGTGGTGGTGGTCCAGAGGTGGCCGGTAATTTTTCTGGTAACTGATAATGGGGGTCGTGGGCCGGTACATGGTCGCAACTTATTAAAGTTCATGGtttactttatttataaaaaaattgctcttttaaatatttttataattattgttgGTCACATAAGTGctatcttaaaaaaattaaggcgTATTTTTGTAGCTAGTTTTTTTATAGAATATTTTCAAAAGTCCCTTTTAAGTAGTATGATTTTTCTTGGGCTCATTTTGATGCGGGCTTAGACTTTGGGCCGTTTTGGTGACCCATTAAAATCCTCAGGGCTCGATGGCCCAATAATCTTAGCGCATGTAGCTAGTTTAGTACCTGGAGAACTTGGATCTTATGCTTTTGATCATAAGTCATAGGCCCATGTACTCAGTCCGACCCATTCATATCAATGTTTTGTTTAGTCCTTTGGTTGAGGACTTTCGAGTTGGCCTGTGTTTGAGGGCTTTTGTAGGCCAGTCTGTAGTGctgttttgccttttttaggCTTGTGCTGGGTGCATCTCTTGTTGCAATAAAATTACTCTCTTTTTGGTGCTTGACCAAAAAATAAATGACAATATGTGAAATCACGTAATTTGTAGTTAATGTATATTAGTTATGTAGTAAAATTTTGTTAACGATTGTTGTTGACATGTTCACTAATTATATTGAtgtcttttaatatttataatttttacatacatatatattagTTTAATAATAGTATAAATGTACTTAATctagtttttaataaaaataattttttttaaaaataacaataaattgttatatatattagtatgatAAATAGCTTAATTAacataaacattaaataaattacaatcacaatgtattatttttagtttttatttaattaatcaataataaGCTCATGTATAcataatctaaaataaaaaacaataataaaattaatgttaatgttaattgtaattttctttttgaatattaaaaaacatcaaatttgCTATAAACTGATGATGaggaaaataaacaaaacattaTTTTCTATATCACCAATTGTTGGGCATTAAAAAGGATAGTATGAGTAAGGGATGTGCTCTCTTTCTATGTTTCCTAAAAGAGAAACGccatttttgaaaaaagaagAGGATTTACTCATCAGGTTTGATCTCCGGGTTTTAGATGGAAATCATCGTCACTTCGTCCCTTTTGAGTTCAATTATTATACacaacattttttatatttttgataactCCTGAAATAAGCTGAGCTTCTGCGCAAGTAATAATATCATAAGAAACCAAATTAGATTAGCCTGAAAACCATCCTGATGATAAAATCAGTGTGGATTGCCAGAGATTAGAGGTAAAAGGTAAGTAAGCGATAGACCTTCGGCTGGTGCAGAAATCAATGTGTTTATAGCCTTGAGTGATCTCACGATCCCATGTCATGTGACTGTACAGGTGACTCGCCTATTTCTAAAACTGGTCTGGTTGCAAAGAATTAGGCAAACCCTCGTTAGGTTCGCCTAATTCTTCATATTACTCGTTATTACACtgattggtaatattttaaaaaattatttatataaatacttgatttgaactttaattatattaataataatcaataaaattatataatttatatgaataatatttttaaaactgtgtaactttaattaaatttataaactcaaataaatattataatttcataCTACTATAGCATACGACTTATGATTTTGCTAATAATTCATTGTGTAGTccatatgaattttattttattttagtcaatttttcaattaaataaaagtgatTATAATTCATGTAATATACtacaaacatttttttaaataatcataAAAGATTCCATACAAACAATAGTATACAAAACCTTTTGACAGTAATAATTTTCAAAGGACAAAAGATTATTTTACCCCCTAAACACAGagtattaaaaaagttaaacatagAAAAAAAGATCACTTTTCTCCTAAATCTAGAAAATTAAAGTCGAAAACCTCCCCTCTTCACTCTTATCTAAGAGAGTGAGACACACTCTTCGGTTTGaatggtgttttttttttcaaactgaTTTTTGATgggcaaaaatttaaaatggtcccatttttttaaatattttaatggaTTTCTTTGGAATAAAAAAACTGTTCCAATTCCAATACTCATGAAGAAAGAGTCGTAATAAATGCAAATTAGAGGGGTCTTTCACCCAATAGAGAAGGATTTGAACCGATtaaattaatacataattttttttaaataatgtaaTCCTTTTAATCTGATATCTTACATATCAAAATAACCCCCATAATTtaacaaacaataataatttttttatttaatttatattaattattaattattttttaaaataaaaaatgaaaaaaatacctTTTAGACAAAACAAAGACGGTTTGCGTAAAAGACTAAACCTTTTGCCAAGAAAAGAATCAATCCCTCAGAATTGACCCATTGGGTCTGTTCATTGTTTTCTTGATGATCAGACCCATTTGGGTCTATCCATCTTTGGCGAGGAGCATATCCTCGCCTCGGGAGTAAATCGCTCCTCAGACGAGGAATTGTTGTTCCTTCTTTGAGAACAGGAACATTAGCTCCTCTACCCAGGTGATGAAGCTCTTCCTCCTCGccaaaactgaaaaaaattaattaaaaaaaagacttttagattaattagagtttagtTATGATTAActattatataaatatgattaattagagtaaattatgattaattagaaattcactttccaattaaggtgccatgtcagcatgaatttttttttgaactgGTTTTTACAAGTTCACGGTATAAGTGATCAGATTTTTcatctttgaatttttttaatactttataCCAAGTTAAGCGgttaaaatgatcctttgttcattttaaaaagttttaatttcttaatattAATATGGATTAAGGAAAGGGCATAGACAATACTTTGGAGCAGGCCATTGCTATCAAGCCAATCAGAACCACTGATCCAATTCCAACAGAGCGTAAATGGCGCGCACGTTGtagtttaaaatttcataaccGCCCAAAGGCGGGAACgcaaattaataattactacAAGAAATCTAAATGGCGGGTCTTACATTTCAATCCCCCTCCACCTCACCCTCCCTAAAActaaaatccaatttttcaatatttttatattaacaaaAACTTTGCCTTCATTTCCTTAAAAacagaagaaaaacaaaataatataactcACTCTCGCTTTCTGTTCTCTCTTCCCCAAATTACCCCTCCCATCACCACATGGATCACCGAACAATCACCACCAGACGAAGCGTCAAGAGGAAGCTTGAGCAGGAATTCCACGAAGAACGAGATCCTGCTCACAAGCGTACTGCTATTTCCATAGATGTGGATGATGTTGTTGATGACGATGTTCGGGAGGATCTCGCGCGTGAAATCCATGCGCATGTTGATGTTCTTAACTCGAATTTCTCGTCTGTTGAAGCCGATCGCGGTGCTGCTAAACGCGCTGTTAATTTGCTCGCTCAGTTGGCAAAAAACGGTAATcatttctaaaatataaatccctCGGCTTCCAGTTTGTTTGTAACCGCTGTGAATATTATGTTGAAATTTAGTAAGACTGTTTTTAATTGAATAGATAcgtttttttgtgtttttaggtttgatttatgttttatagattgttttaacgtttttttttaatgtgtAGAGGAGGTTGTGAATTTGATTGTTGAGTGTGGTGCTGTGCCTGCTCTAGTAACGCATCTTAAGGCGCCACCGCCGCTGAGAGGTGAAAGCGTACCGAAGCGCTACGAGCATGAAGTGGAGAAAGAGAGTGCTTTCGCGCTTGGACTTCTTGCAGTTAAAGTAACTACATATGCTTAAAttccttttcaaatttttattttattttaagtttatgtaaatttaatttgtttcatttgGTGCAATATCATATATTGCTCTAATGTGACTGATCACATAATTctgttataattgtttttttgttatttatctGATTTTGACTTCCTTGTTGAATTTCTTTTAGTTCTTGAGTGTTTTTGTTGTTTCATATTTATCATGTACATGCCTATTAATTAAGTGATATGCCTAGATATGTTTTAAATTTAGTGTCtgtttgaaaagtttaagaTGCAAGAAGTAGTTGATTACATCTATTTTCGACAATAGTGTTTGGATCCTTCCAGTTGATATTTAAGGCCTCAAATTATCCCTATGagttctatttaaattttattattcatcAATCAGAGTGGCTTTAGGATATTGACAGTTCATCTTGAATCTTGATGTTGATTGTCTCTCTTATGCTTTATTTCTTTCCTTGACTTTACttataaatgttattttttttaaactaatgaAAATAGTAATATTTCTCTTATTAGTTCctaactttttgattttttttctatcaTTTACTGAATAGCCTGAGCATCAACAACTCATAGTGGATGCTGGAGCTCTATCGCATCTGGTTGACCTGTTGAAGAGAGATAGAAGAAGTGGTAACCCTCGAGCAGTCAATGGTGTTATTAGGAAAGCAGCTGATGCAATCACTAACCTTGCTCATGAAAATCATGCCATTAAAACACGTGTCAGGTTTGTCTACTTCTATATTACACGTTTGCTAGAGCCTTGAGTTTCTTACTATCACAATCTCTGTAATATTGGATTATACATTCAGGATTGAAGGTGGCATCCCTCCTCTTGTTGAACTGCTTGAGTTTGTTGATGCAAAGGTACAGAGAGCAGCTGCAGGGGCCTTGAGGACCCTCGCATTTAAAAACGATGAAAATAAAAGTCAGGTAAATGAgttttgtttcttctttttactaATTGCTTATCAGGATTCAGGAATAGTCACGAGGTGGAATGTTGGTGAGCATTATTGCTGATAACGATGTGAACTTGCAGATTGTAGAATGTAATGCTCTACCAACTCTTATACTGATGCTTCAGTCTGAAGATACTACCCTACATTATGAAGCGGTtagttcatttaattttttttaatatgtatgcAATCTCTTTGTTTTACGTTGTGTTGATTGTTAAGCTTTGGTAGGTTGGTGTGATTGGAAATCTGGTCCACTCATCTCCAAGCATAAAGAGAGATGTTCTTCAGGCTGGAGCTCTACAACCTGTAATAGGTTTGCTGAGGTCagaattatgtttttaatagGTTTGCTTAGGCgagaaaatttagttttttagttGCCCATttatgtttaatatattttttattggcTGCTTCATATTTTGGTTATTTTGCTTGTTTTAATTGTTCACTGCAAATGTTTTGGGGACTTTAATATCTGAGGTTCTATGCATTTTGACAGCTCCGACTGTATGGAAAGTCAAAGAGAAGCAGCTCTATTATTGGGTCAATTTGCTGCTGCTGATTCAGATTGCAAGGTAATTTGTTTATAGAAGAGGGTTGTATTTAGGGAGCATTACTTAAGATTGGCATTGCATATATGAATCGATCAGAGAGAGTTGTGCCTTGTGTTTTATTGAGTTCAATTGTTATGACAATGAGGCTAATGCAGGTGCATATTGTTCAAAGAGGAGCAGTCCGACCGTTAATTGACATGCTGGAGTCCTCAGATGCACAACTCAAAGAAATGTCAACTTTTGCACTTGGGAGGTTGGCACAGGTATTAAATCTTTGATCCTTTGCATGACGATGTCTTATCACATGCACACATGCTAATGCTCTGTATTTGATAGATGGAAGCATTTATTTGTGACTGAAAGTTAAATGGTTTTGCCATATGTGtcattctattttattttagtatttagAAGAAATGCTTCACATAGCAAACTATTGATCATTTGCGTGCTGTAAGATATGTTACATTTTAAGAAAAGACTGCCAATGAGAATGTATCTATGAGGATAATTGTTCAAAATATTAGGATTCTCTCAAGTTGATTGAGCATGACCTATCATGTTCAATGAATCTATAATGAATGGTGTAAATTAACTTAACTTAATTTTCCCCTTTCAATCTAGACCATTTATTTTACAAGGGAGTGTGTAGATGGATTGAACATGATGAGTCATATTCAACCAACTTTGATCCGTGTTCAATAGCATGTTCAACAAAAATCTTAAGCATAGGGAACgtattgataattttaaatctaaatccTTAGCATCTTCAGAAAGAGATCGCTGCCTTTTGCTTCCGCTGCTTGTCTGACTTTATTTTGTGACCTTGCATctctcttgattttttttaatgttttttagaAGGTAATGGGATGGGTATTAAACACTTGATGTGCTTGTAAGAAAACC
This window contains:
- the LOC126686468 gene encoding ARM REPEAT PROTEIN INTERACTING WITH ABF2-like; translated protein: MDHRTITTRRSVKRKLEQEFHEERDPAHKRTAISIDVDDVVDDDVREDLAREIHAHVDVLNSNFSSVEADRGAAKRAVNLLAQLAKNEEVVNLIVECGAVPALVTHLKAPPPLRGESVPKRYEHEVEKESAFALGLLAVKPEHQQLIVDAGALSHLVDLLKRDRRSGNPRAVNGVIRKAADAITNLAHENHAIKTRVRIEGGIPPLVELLEFVDAKVQRAAAGALRTLAFKNDENKSQIVECNALPTLILMLQSEDTTLHYEAVGVIGNLVHSSPSIKRDVLQAGALQPVIGLLSSDCMESQREAALLLGQFAAADSDCKVHIVQRGAVRPLIDMLESSDAQLKEMSTFALGRLAQETHNQAGIAHEGGIGPLLKLLESKNGSLQHNAAFALFGLADNEDNVTELVKVGGVQKLQDGEFIIQQTKDCVAKTLKRLEEKLHGRVLSYLLYLMRVAERIVQRQIALSLAHLCAPDDRKTVFLDNNGLELLLDLLESGDIKQQKESASALYKLATKTTSFSPVDAAPLSPTPQVYLGEQYVNNPTLSDVTFLVEGKRFYAHRICLLASSDAFRAMFDGGYRERDAKDVEIPNIRWDVFELMMRFIYTGSVDVHIDIAQDLLRAADQYLLEGLKRLCECTIAQDISVDNVSLMYELSEGFNATSLKEACTLFILERFDKLSSKPWCSDLIQQILPEMENYFTKALVKPIKQT